In the genome of Microcoleus vaginatus PCC 9802, the window GACTGAAGATGGCAATTTGCGATCGGGCCCTGGTTTGGCAAGTGCAGGTACCTTCGCAGAAATTGCAGGTTTCGGTGTTGGTGTCGGCGTTTTCACAGTCTCCGGCTTGGGTGTCGGCGCTGCCGAAAGCGGTGACGGCTTAGCGGTTTGAGATGATACTAGCGGATCGGTTGGGGTCGGAAGTGCCACTGAAACTTCCTGAGACGGAGGGGGTGCGGTGACGCCAGCAAGCACAAACGAAGCCGCCATCAACCCGCCGTATATCGCGATCGATCGCTTGGGGGTTGGTGCGCCCACCCATTTCGGATTAACAATACCCAGAAAGAAGGCAGGGATAGACAAGAGAAAGCTTAAGACGAAAAAATTAAACATAGCGATTTCTAGCAGTAAAAAAGAGAAGTCATCCAGGACGCAGAAACCGGGTTTCTTTTACCAAAATCCGAGGTGAAGCACGAAGGATATCTGTTTAAACAACCTGAGTTCTTTAATCCCTGTGCGTAAGTCCTGAGAAGTTAACTTGCTTATTTATCCGCCGGCCAACTCACAAATCCCTATGATTTACGAAGTAAACTAGAACGTTGGACACCCGACCCTAGTGCCACCGGGTTTCTGAGTGTATTTGTCCTTACTAAACCCACGATTTTTTCCTACAGTTCGCGATCGCACTCCGACGCCTATAAACCGGGGTTTTTAATTGCAGTAAATGAGTAGAACCAAGTATTTTTCTTAAAAAACTACGTTTCTGGCCCCAACCGGCCGTAAGTCCTGGTAAAATTTCTTGTAATGCTGCCAACAAAGTGAAATGCATACCCAGCCACCTTCAGCGCAAAGGTGCGCTTACCCCAAATTCTGGCCATTCAGTTGAAGCCAGCAGCCCCGATGAAACTGGTTGTGGCGCCTTAGGTGCTGTAACCCCAAGCAAAACGAACGAAACTGCCATCAACCCGCCGTACAAGGCACTTGATCGCTTACGAGTTCCCAGCCCCACCCATTGAGGATTTAGCAGACCCAGACAAAAAGCCGGTGTGGAAAACATGAAAGTTAATACAAACAAGCTGGACATCACGCACCTCCAACTAGCGAATTGCAGCGATTAATTACTTTTATCTCCAATTAATAGCTCACAAATCCGCTTAAAAAAGTGGTAATTTAGGATTTATAACTTGAGAATTATTCATGTTTATCAAACAATAATAATTTTTTTAAAATCTCTTACTTTAGGTAGTTGTTTAAAAAATAATAGCTTTCTAGAAAGGTCAAAAATTTAGCTTAAAATAGAAACTAAATTCCTTACTCAAAATATGAAAGTCCGCTTTAATGTAGTGCGCCAAAATCAAAACGAGGCTCCTCGGGTTCACACTTACACCCTAGATGTGGAAGAGAGCAATACCATCCTAGACTGCCTCAACAGTATTAAGTGGGAACACGACGGCACTTTAGCTTTTCGCAAAAATTGTCGCAATACAATTTGCGGCAGTTGTTCTATGCGAATTAACGGTCGCTCAGCATTAGCTTGCAAAGAAAATGTAGCCAGCGAACTGGCAAGACTGCAAAAAATAGCTGATTCCAGCTCAGCAGAAAGGCCTACCGATTTCATCCCAGAAATCACCGTCGCCCCAATGGGAAATATGCCGGTTATTAAAGATTTGGTGGTTGACATGACCAGTTTTTGGGACAACCTAGAAGCAGTTGAACCCTATGTCAGCACCGCCTCGCGAGCAATTCCAGAACGCGAATTTCTGCAAACTCCAGAAGAGCGATCGAAACTCGACCAAACCGGCAACTGCATCCTCTGTGGTGCGTGCTATTCTGAGTGCAACGCCCGCGAAGTCAACCCGGAATTTGTCGGCCCCCACGCCCTCGCCAAAGCTTACCGCACGATCGCCGACTCCCGCGACAGCGAAACCGAAAATCGGCTCGAAAAATACAACGAAGGCACCGCAGGCGTCTGGGGATGCACCCGCTGTTACTACTGCAACTCGGTTTGCCCGATGGAAGTGGCGCCGATGGATCAAATTGGTAAGATTAAACAAGAGATTCTCGATCGCAAAGACGACCAAGCCAGTCGATCGATCCGCCACCGCAAAGTTTTAATCGATCTCGTCAAAGAAGGTGGCTGGATAGACGAGCGCAAGTTTGGCATCGAAGTAGTAGGAAACTACTTCCGGGACGTTAAAGGTTTGCTGAGTCTGGGCCCGTTGGGTTTGAGAATGATCGCTCGCGGCAAGTTCCCGCTGTTTTTTGAGCCTTCTGAAGGTACCGAAACCGTGCGAAATCTGATCGAATCCGTTCAAAGTTTAGAAAAGTCAGGAGATTAGCCATGGGCTGTCATTTTCCTGGTAAATTACAAGTTGTGCGATCGCAAAGCTTCCCACAAGTAATTACTCAAAACTCAAAACTCAAAACTTTTAAATGACTGCTAAAACTCCTCCCTCCCCAAAACCCACAACCCCAAATACCCCAAAACCAGAACCAGCCTTTGGGTGGAATGCCTATGCAGAACAAATCAACGGCAGATTTGCGATGGTGGGATTCGTGGGACTTTTGCTGCTAGAATTCTTCACCCGCCAGGATTTTTTTACCTGGCTGGGTTTTCGTTAAATTAATCTAAATTCAGAAGGGAAGTGGAAAATTTATCGCTCTTTCACCTTTCCTTCTACTTTTAAAAGTTATTTAAAATACAGTTTATCAAATTAAAAATGCACAATTATGACTTTTCTAGTTTCAGATAACACATAAATTTACCAAAGTCGATCGCACTACAAGTAAGTGCGATCGTCCTTGAATTATAGGGACAGGGCAATGCCGTGCCGTGACTCCCAAGTTTAGTTCAAACTAATTTCCAGTTATTTCGCGGACGGTCAAACTGTACTTGCCTCTACCTTTTGGAGGCGGCTCGTAAGCATTGACAATGACGCGATAGCGACCATTCGCAGACAAGGTAACAGTAAGCTCTGAATTGGAATTTTGCTGCGTTGCATCATCATTTTCTCCAACTATCTCGCCCTGGGAGTTGAAAATAGCGAGATAAGTATCAAACTCGGTACTTTCTACGGTAACAACCACTTTCTGGCCCTGAGTCCCTTCAAAGGTATACTCGTCGTATAAACTGCTGTCCGAGGGCAGTACAGAAGACTTAGCAGGGGTGAGTTCTCCGTTTTGCTCTAAAATGACCTTAGATGAACCCGCATCAGGACTCGGCGGAGGTTCTACAGTTGGTCTCTGAGTTGGCGAACTCTGTGGTGATGGCGACGGGTTGGGGCTTGCTTGAGCTAAAACCGCCTTGTCGGCAGGCTTTGCATCAGTTAAATTTTGAGCAAATTCTGCTGAAAGGAGGGTGGAACTACTGTTAGCAACTCCACCTAAATTTGAAACTGGCAGGGAGAGAATCGGCTTACCAGAAAAAGTAGCTAGTAGAGCAATTGGCGCGATCGCCCAAAATCTAACTTGACGCATGAATTACCTCGGTTTGCAACGAAGAAGGAAGTTCGGCAACGGATTTTGTAACGGATTTAACGGATGGAAGAAGGAAGTTCGGCACCGGATTCTGTAACGGATTTAATGGATGCACGGAAGTAGGAAGCAGAATAATTCGACCAATTACCAATTCCCGATTACCCATTACCTTTTTCCCCATTTTCACCGGACAGTTAGAGTGTAACGACCCCGGCCCGAAGCATCGTA includes:
- a CDS encoding peptidase, translating into MRQVRFWAIAPIALLATFSGKPILSLPVSNLGGVANSSSTLLSAEFAQNLTDAKPADKAVLAQASPNPSPSPQSSPTQRPTVEPPPSPDAGSSKVILEQNGELTPAKSSVLPSDSSLYDEYTFEGTQGQKVVVTVESTEFDTYLAIFNSQGEIVGENDDATQQNSNSELTVTLSANGRYRVIVNAYEPPPKGRGKYSLTVREITGN
- a CDS encoding high light inducible protein; the encoded protein is MTAKTPPSPKPTTPNTPKPEPAFGWNAYAEQINGRFAMVGFVGLLLLEFFTRQDFFTWLGFR
- a CDS encoding succinate dehydrogenase/fumarate reductase iron-sulfur subunit, coding for MKVRFNVVRQNQNEAPRVHTYTLDVEESNTILDCLNSIKWEHDGTLAFRKNCRNTICGSCSMRINGRSALACKENVASELARLQKIADSSSAERPTDFIPEITVAPMGNMPVIKDLVVDMTSFWDNLEAVEPYVSTASRAIPEREFLQTPEERSKLDQTGNCILCGACYSECNAREVNPEFVGPHALAKAYRTIADSRDSETENRLEKYNEGTAGVWGCTRCYYCNSVCPMEVAPMDQIGKIKQEILDRKDDQASRSIRHRKVLIDLVKEGGWIDERKFGIEVVGNYFRDVKGLLSLGPLGLRMIARGKFPLFFEPSEGTETVRNLIESVQSLEKSGD